One window from the genome of Crassostrea angulata isolate pt1a10 chromosome 2, ASM2561291v2, whole genome shotgun sequence encodes:
- the LOC128174710 gene encoding uncharacterized protein LOC128174710 yields the protein MSTSVPVSHSYPRLFTRQVIELWDYQWNPVHQRYDRVCFRPLHLFEDEANPQDPSDGEFYRPYPIMVNELEENVQRRMVPPNRPPPPNFGASPRPAIVAIPVRSPTVPEFPASPDPVEPYSPTDTPTKRVTPSPPPYSPNRTHCDRSYFVARQDHHFALPLDCPDNRPARPAGTFSPANPPLQPPPQPRRTPIRRRAPSPPRPVGRGREGVYPVGRGRSGPYVPPVIPSEASAFARPFQRARNLFADFVPSSSTSPPPMVRTFPGPPPPLPQPPRTPSPQPPRTPSPAPRAPSPPLPRCRRPGPRLRTFSWSFTNTADIQLMTGAT from the coding sequence ATGAGCACTTCTGTTCCAGTGAGCCATAGCTATCCTCGCCTTTTCACGAGACAAGTGATAGAGCTCTGGGATTACCAGTGGAATCCTGTCCACCAGCGGTATGACCGGGTTTGTTTTAGGCCCTTGCATTTGTTTGAGGATGAGGCCAATCCACAGGACCCCTCTGATGGGGAGTTTTATCGCCCATACCCCATCATGGTGAACGAGTTGGAGGAAAACGTCCAGCGGAGGATGGTGCCACCTAACAGACCGCCACCGCCCAACTTTGGTGCTAGCCCCAGACCAGCTATTGTGGCCATTCCGGTGAGAAGCCCAACGGTACCTGAGTTCCCAGCCAGTCCCGATCCTGTGGAACCTTACTCGCCCACAGATACTCCTACGAAGAGGGTCACACCGTCTCCACCTCCCTACTCACCAAACAGGACGCATTGTGACCGGTCCTACTTTGTAGCGAGGCAGGACCATCATTTCGCTTTGCCATTGGACTGCCCGGACAATCGGCCAGCTAGACCAGCGGGAACATTTTCACCAGCCAATCCGCCCCTCCAGCCCCCTCCTCAGCCTCGACGTACGCCAATCCGGAGGAGAGCACCATCTCCACCCCGACCGGTAGGACGTGGAAGAGAAGGAGTCTATCCCGTAGGGCGAGGGAGATCGGGGCCCTATGTTCCCCCGGTCATTCCGTCAGAGGCCTCCGCTTTTGCCCGGCCATTTCAGCGGGCCAGGAATTTATTTGCCGATTTTGTACCGAGCAGTTCAACCTCTCCTCCACCCATGGTGCGAACCTTTCCTGGACCTCCGCCGCCGCTGCCTCAGCCTCCCAGGACTCCATCTCCTCAGCCTCCCAGGACTCCGTCACCAGCTCCCAGGGCCCCGTCTCCGCCGCTTCCCAGATGCCGCCGTCCAGGACCCCGTCTCCGGACATTTTCCTGGAGCTTTACCAACACGGCAGACATCCAATTGATGACCGGAGCCACCTGA